AAGAGATACGGAGCCCCAAAAATAAAAAACAGACTGGAACATAGGGGTGTAATAATAGGAATAAATAGAGTAAGAAGATTAATGAGAGAAGAAGGATTAATCCCAATAGTACTAAAGAAATATAGATATGAATTTAGTAATGTCAGCTTTAGAAAAAATTCCAGCAAGACATTTAAAGGGAAGTATAGTACATACAGATAGGGGAAGTCAGTATACAAGCAAAGAAATGAGAAAAAGACTTAAGAAATTAGGAGCATTAGAATCATTTAGCAGAAAAGGGAATCTTTGGGATAATGCGTGTATAGAATCGTTTCATGCAACATTGAAAAAGGAATTAATTTATGATATGGAAGTAAAAACTTATGAAGATACAAAAGAAGCAATATTTGAATTCATAGAAGGCTGGTATAACAATGAGAGAATACAAAAAAGACTAGGGTATTTATCTCCAACTGAATATTTAAGAAAATCTTCATAATTATCAACTTTAATCAAGAGTATTCTGTCCACTATATTGACTTCATACCAACAATATGAAGTGGACTTTAAAATGTATGCAATTTAATACTTCTAAATTCTGAATAGAGTTTTTGTAGAAAATAAA
This Sebaldella sp. S0638 DNA region includes the following protein-coding sequences:
- a CDS encoding IS3 family transposase; this encodes MEIKKEFLKGKKRYGAPKIKNRLEHRGVIIGINRVRRLMREEGLIPIVLKKYRYEFSNVSFRKNSSKTFKGKYSTYR
- a CDS encoding IS3 family transposase, with protein sequence MNLVMSALEKIPARHLKGSIVHTDRGSQYTSKEMRKRLKKLGALESFSRKGNLWDNACIESFHATLKKELIYDMEVKTYEDTKEAIFEFIEGWYNNERIQKRLGYLSPTEYLRKSS